A window of Callospermophilus lateralis isolate mCalLat2 chromosome 13, mCalLat2.hap1, whole genome shotgun sequence contains these coding sequences:
- the Cnih4 gene encoding protein cornichon homolog 4 isoform X2: MLVSLHWFIFLLNLPVATWNIYRFIMVPSGNMGVFDPTEIHNRGQLKSHMKEAMIKLGFHLLCFFMYLYSMILALIND; this comes from the exons ATGCTTGTTTCATTGCACTGGTTCATATTCCTTCTCAACTTACCTGTTGCTACTTGGAATATATATCG TTTTATTATGGTGCCAAGTGGCAACATGGGAGTGTTTGATCCAACGGAAATACACAATCGAGGGCAACTGAAGTCACACATGAAAGAAGCCATGATCAAGCTTGGTTTCCacttgctctgtttcttcatgtaTCTTTATAG TATGATTTTAGCTTTGATAAATGACTGA